One Roseimicrobium gellanilyticum genomic window carries:
- a CDS encoding diacylglycerol/lipid kinase family protein, which yields MAIPVIVNPAANSTKAGAQIERIRTLQPAPELHMTGGVGGAAEVAARLARDGHKLVIAAGGDGTVNEVVNALARHNRELADPAEHVALGILPVGTMNVFSHELGLPGRNLEAGWDLINRGRLGEIDLWEANGQYFIQLAGVGLDAEIVQQTPWEMKKRFGPLSYVMTAARVLTQEAPQLAIELPGRPPLYGSVVLIGNGKHYGGPVPVFRDANNTDGLLDVLIFHRRGALEVLQFLQGLAFKGYSEADDLDYLQVPAFRVSCQDGKVPFELDGELGDFTPVEFKAAPFRMKVVMG from the coding sequence ATGGCCATCCCCGTCATCGTCAACCCTGCGGCGAACAGCACCAAGGCCGGGGCTCAGATTGAGCGCATTCGGACCCTGCAGCCTGCTCCTGAGCTCCATATGACCGGCGGAGTGGGTGGTGCGGCAGAGGTGGCTGCCCGACTGGCCCGGGATGGGCATAAGCTGGTGATCGCAGCGGGCGGGGACGGCACAGTGAATGAGGTGGTGAACGCTCTCGCCAGGCATAATCGGGAACTGGCGGACCCGGCAGAGCACGTCGCTCTCGGCATCCTCCCGGTGGGGACCATGAATGTCTTTTCCCATGAGCTCGGCCTCCCTGGGCGCAATCTGGAGGCCGGATGGGACCTCATCAATCGGGGCCGGCTGGGTGAAATCGATCTTTGGGAGGCGAATGGGCAGTACTTCATCCAGCTTGCCGGGGTCGGCCTGGATGCGGAGATCGTGCAGCAGACTCCGTGGGAGATGAAGAAGCGCTTCGGCCCGCTCAGCTACGTGATGACCGCCGCCCGGGTGCTTACGCAGGAAGCGCCACAGCTTGCCATCGAGCTCCCTGGCCGGCCTCCGCTCTACGGCTCGGTGGTGCTGATTGGAAACGGCAAGCACTACGGCGGACCGGTGCCCGTGTTCCGCGATGCGAATAACACGGACGGTCTCCTGGATGTCCTCATCTTTCATCGTCGGGGTGCGCTGGAAGTGCTCCAGTTCCTGCAAGGTCTGGCTTTCAAAGGCTACAGCGAGGCGGACGATTTGGATTATCTCCAGGTGCCCGCATTCCGCGTCTCCTGTCAGGATGGCAAGGTGCCCTTCGAGCTGGATGGCGAGCTTGGTGATTTTACTCCGGTGGAGTTCAAAGCGGCTCCGTTCCGGATGAAGGTGGTGATGGGGTAG
- the lpxK gene encoding tetraacyldisaccharide 4'-kinase, translating to MKDRLEELEQWGIEVILHNRRGWKESLARVLVHGLSYVYAGLVRLRLKLYRDRYIHDHHLGIPVISIGNLTVGGTGKTPVAELLARALQKRGRKPAILSRGYKSKRQKRVRIWTKWLARIRGEKLPQNPPRVVSDGERVLLDSHTAGDEPFMLASNLPGVPVVVDKDRVKAGLHAIEKFGADILLLDDGLQYLRLKHRLDMVLVDRTAAWGNGYLLPRGTLREPPRHLKRASYIFLTKCDGSDNTAIIKELRKYNRVAEIIECRHRPMHLENISTRERIPLERLYGTHIGAVSGIAVPESFENGLRKLGAKVEVFHRFADHHRFTLREIKQFFDRCERRDVEMIVTTEKDFVRFPEIKDLVVPIYFLRVEIEIVNGKEVFDRMVRVLCEPREVPKPVYGSELIGRALEE from the coding sequence ATGAAGGATCGCCTCGAAGAACTGGAGCAGTGGGGCATCGAGGTGATCCTCCACAACCGTCGCGGTTGGAAGGAGAGCCTCGCACGCGTGCTTGTTCACGGGCTGTCGTACGTCTATGCCGGATTGGTACGCCTTCGTTTGAAGCTCTACCGGGACCGCTACATTCACGATCACCATCTCGGCATTCCCGTCATCAGCATTGGCAATCTCACGGTGGGCGGCACGGGCAAGACACCCGTGGCAGAGCTCCTCGCACGCGCTCTGCAAAAGCGCGGTCGCAAGCCCGCCATCCTCAGCCGTGGCTACAAGAGCAAGCGACAGAAGCGCGTGCGCATCTGGACGAAATGGCTCGCCCGCATCCGTGGCGAAAAGCTTCCGCAGAATCCTCCTCGTGTCGTGAGCGACGGCGAGCGTGTGCTGCTGGACAGCCACACCGCCGGTGATGAGCCCTTCATGCTGGCCAGCAACCTCCCCGGCGTGCCCGTGGTGGTGGACAAGGATCGCGTGAAGGCCGGACTGCATGCCATCGAAAAGTTTGGAGCCGACATCCTGTTGCTGGATGACGGCCTGCAATATCTCCGTCTCAAACACCGGCTCGACATGGTGCTGGTGGATCGTACCGCCGCCTGGGGAAACGGTTATCTCCTCCCCCGCGGCACACTGCGGGAGCCGCCGCGCCATCTCAAGCGCGCGAGCTACATCTTCCTCACCAAGTGCGATGGCTCGGACAACACCGCAATCATCAAGGAACTGCGCAAGTACAACCGCGTCGCGGAGATCATCGAGTGCCGGCACCGCCCCATGCACCTTGAGAACATCTCCACGCGTGAACGCATTCCGCTGGAGCGTCTTTACGGCACGCACATCGGCGCCGTCAGCGGCATTGCCGTACCCGAGAGCTTTGAGAACGGCTTGCGCAAGCTGGGGGCGAAGGTGGAAGTCTTCCACCGCTTCGCCGATCATCACCGGTTCACGCTCCGTGAGATCAAGCAGTTCTTCGACCGCTGCGAGCGGCGCGACGTGGAGATGATTGTCACCACGGAAAAGGACTTCGTCCGTTTCCCTGAAATCAAGGATCTGGTGGTACCCATCTACTTCCTCCGCGTGGAGATTGAGATCGTGAATGGCAAGGAAGTCTTCGACCGCATGGTGCGCGTCCTGTGCGAACCACGTGAAGTTCCCAAACCGGTTTACGGCTCCGAGCTCATTGGGCGGGCATTGGAAGAGTAG
- the aac(6') gene encoding aminoglycoside 6'-N-acetyltransferase, whose product MRATICPAIPEDASGWQALRTQLWPDADSANEIAQYFAEDPKERGQALLARDPHNVICGFIELSVRRDWVEGSTTSPVAYVEGWFVHPHHRKKGIGKALLTAGEVWARDAGYREIASDTLIDNQDSITAHRACGYAEVERSVHFIKPLRLTLAEYLKTAPPADRFVWAVHQVYGPTNYCCPLHGTPLEIVDVFGTRVDISHIEAVVRATLENPHCIGNSYRFQADEWFDQPQKLPYCPVCETNYRAALAADREGSLIRH is encoded by the coding sequence ATGCGCGCCACCATTTGCCCTGCAATTCCCGAAGATGCATCGGGCTGGCAAGCGCTGCGTACCCAGCTCTGGCCTGACGCAGATTCCGCGAACGAGATTGCGCAGTATTTTGCCGAAGATCCCAAAGAACGAGGGCAGGCCCTGCTCGCCAGGGATCCCCATAATGTCATCTGTGGCTTCATCGAGCTTTCCGTGCGACGCGATTGGGTGGAAGGCTCAACGACGTCACCCGTCGCTTATGTGGAGGGTTGGTTTGTGCACCCCCATCATCGGAAGAAAGGGATTGGCAAAGCCTTGCTGACAGCCGGGGAAGTCTGGGCTCGTGATGCGGGCTATAGAGAGATTGCGAGCGACACCCTGATCGACAATCAGGACAGCATCACCGCCCACCGCGCATGCGGTTATGCCGAGGTGGAGCGCTCGGTCCACTTCATCAAGCCGCTACGCCTGACCCTGGCTGAGTATTTGAAGACCGCTCCCCCCGCTGATCGATTCGTGTGGGCAGTGCACCAGGTTTATGGCCCCACCAACTATTGCTGCCCTCTCCATGGCACTCCGCTGGAGATCGTGGATGTCTTCGGCACTCGGGTAGATATTTCACACATCGAGGCCGTCGTGCGAGCGACGTTGGAAAATCCCCACTGCATTGGGAACAGCTACAGATTCCAAGCAGACGAGTGGTTTGATCAACCGCAGAAACTTCCATACTGCCCGGTGTGCGAAACAAACTATCGCGCCGCCCTCGCAGCCGATCGTGAGGGCTCGCTCATCCGACATTGA
- a CDS encoding bifunctional UDP-3-O-[3-hydroxymyristoyl] N-acetylglucosamine deacetylase/3-hydroxyacyl-ACP dehydratase, whose protein sequence is MSDRQHTLAKPASIEGTSLHTGEKVTLTIQPAPENFGFKFRRMDIEDKPLIDASIEKVQKVERATTIADGGVNVHTVEHVLSALTGMGVDNAIIEMDAQEPPIVDGSSLPFVQLIKQAGIVAQEERRRVFEVREPIHIESRDGSLLTVVPDKKFRISCTNVGPQGRATQFFSTEITPEIYEKEVAPARTFTFYEDIAHLMEKGLIKGGTLESAIVIRGETAWTKHPLRFAEEFVRHKILDIVGDLTLLGRRILGHVIAVRPGHGPNAELTRALHKSYSEMRAMVPVPLSLPSGEAVLDINEVMRILPHRYPFLLVDRIVGFEGENKCTGVKNVTINEPFFQGHFPGHPVMPGVLQLEAMAQVASILLLRTPGNQGKIGYFMSADNVKWRRPVMPGDTLLIEAELLKVKRSIGQARGRCIVNGQVVSEADLMFSLLDR, encoded by the coding sequence ATGTCCGACCGCCAGCATACGCTTGCCAAACCCGCCTCCATTGAGGGCACTTCTCTGCATACCGGTGAGAAGGTCACTCTGACCATCCAGCCGGCACCGGAGAACTTTGGCTTCAAGTTCCGTCGCATGGACATCGAGGACAAGCCGCTCATCGACGCCAGCATCGAGAAGGTGCAGAAGGTCGAGCGTGCCACCACGATTGCCGATGGCGGTGTGAACGTGCACACCGTGGAGCACGTGCTGAGTGCGCTCACCGGCATGGGCGTGGACAACGCCATCATCGAGATGGACGCCCAGGAGCCGCCGATTGTGGATGGCAGCTCGCTCCCCTTCGTACAACTCATCAAGCAGGCGGGGATTGTCGCGCAGGAGGAACGCCGCCGCGTGTTTGAGGTGCGCGAGCCCATTCACATCGAGTCCCGCGATGGCTCGCTACTCACGGTGGTGCCGGACAAGAAGTTCCGCATCTCCTGCACGAATGTGGGACCGCAAGGGCGCGCCACCCAGTTCTTCTCCACGGAGATCACTCCGGAAATCTACGAGAAGGAGGTAGCCCCCGCGCGCACCTTCACCTTCTACGAGGACATCGCCCATCTCATGGAGAAGGGGCTCATCAAGGGTGGCACGCTGGAGAGCGCCATTGTCATTCGCGGAGAGACCGCGTGGACAAAGCACCCGCTGCGCTTCGCGGAAGAGTTCGTGAGGCACAAGATTCTGGACATCGTGGGCGACCTCACGCTCCTGGGCCGTCGCATCCTCGGCCACGTGATTGCGGTGCGTCCCGGTCACGGCCCGAATGCGGAACTCACCCGTGCGCTGCACAAGTCCTACAGCGAGATGCGCGCCATGGTGCCGGTGCCGCTCAGCCTTCCCTCTGGCGAAGCCGTGTTGGACATCAATGAAGTGATGCGCATCCTGCCGCATCGCTATCCCTTCCTGCTCGTGGATCGCATCGTGGGCTTCGAAGGCGAAAACAAGTGCACGGGCGTGAAGAACGTCACCATCAATGAGCCTTTCTTCCAGGGCCACTTTCCCGGCCATCCCGTGATGCCGGGCGTGCTGCAGCTCGAAGCCATGGCACAGGTTGCCTCCATCCTGCTGCTTCGCACCCCGGGGAACCAGGGCAAGATTGGCTACTTCATGAGCGCCGATAATGTGAAGTGGCGCCGCCCGGTCATGCCTGGCGATACCCTGCTCATTGAAGCGGAACTGCTCAAGGTGAAACGCTCCATCGGCCAGGCCCGCGGACGCTGCATTGTGAATGGACAGGTCGTCAGCGAAGCAGACCTGATGTTCAGCCTCTTGGATCGTTAG
- a CDS encoding HNH endonuclease, with translation MSDVLHKATVLVLNRNWQAIDVKTPADAFCMMAAGTATALDIASGENMAPTKWGEWLDLPVRDSDNAVKTVHGPVRVPTVLVLAKYDKVPKRRPKLSGKGIWERDGGVCQYTGKKLSRDEGNIDHIIPRSRGGKTTWDNCVLADKRINSKKANHTPDEVGLRLQRKPVTPREMPATYYIRNTHGVPDWEMFLE, from the coding sequence ATGAGCGACGTCCTTCATAAGGCGACGGTGCTGGTGTTGAACCGGAACTGGCAGGCCATCGACGTTAAGACCCCGGCTGATGCGTTTTGCATGATGGCCGCTGGCACTGCCACGGCACTCGACATCGCCAGCGGCGAGAACATGGCTCCCACCAAATGGGGCGAATGGCTGGATCTTCCCGTACGGGACAGTGACAACGCCGTGAAGACGGTCCACGGCCCCGTGCGTGTGCCCACCGTGCTGGTCCTGGCCAAGTACGACAAGGTCCCAAAACGACGTCCCAAGCTCAGCGGCAAGGGAATCTGGGAACGCGATGGCGGCGTGTGCCAGTACACCGGGAAGAAACTCTCCCGCGACGAAGGCAACATCGACCACATCATCCCCCGCTCCCGAGGTGGCAAAACCACGTGGGACAATTGCGTGCTGGCAGACAAGCGCATCAACAGCAAAAAGGCCAACCACACTCCAGACGAAGTGGGCCTGAGGCTTCAGCGCAAGCCTGTGACCCCCCGGGAGATGCCCGCCACCTACTACATCCGGAATACGCACGGCGTGCCGGATTGGGAAATGTTCCTGGAATAA
- a CDS encoding LysR family transcriptional regulator: MADIRQMRYFVALAETLHFGRAAERLHLTQPPLSRQIAALEKSLGVRLLERDTRHTKLTHAGQRFLEDAKATLVSFDQACQNARLAEMGELGELKIGFMMHAAFTILPRLTRRFISTHPQVKLHLREIIPSTLPDDIFSGHIDAGIMFPPGQIKGLAFQALHHERLCLALPSGHRLAGRSRINPTHLQGEALIATPEDVSPSLRGAILDWFRSGGSSPTIRLETQLQQTIVSLVAEELGVALVPESMRKLGVAGVTFRPLDHAPKIEHGIAWRPSNLNPSLPLFLKSAEVGG, from the coding sequence ATGGCTGATATCCGGCAGATGCGCTATTTCGTCGCCCTGGCAGAGACCCTGCACTTCGGCAGAGCTGCGGAGCGACTTCACCTCACGCAGCCACCACTCAGCCGGCAGATTGCTGCACTAGAGAAATCACTCGGTGTGCGATTGCTGGAACGTGACACGCGCCACACAAAACTCACCCACGCCGGGCAGCGTTTCCTGGAAGATGCGAAGGCGACCCTGGTTTCGTTCGACCAGGCATGCCAGAACGCGCGGCTCGCCGAGATGGGTGAACTCGGCGAGTTGAAGATCGGCTTCATGATGCACGCCGCCTTCACGATTCTGCCGCGGCTCACGCGCCGCTTCATCTCGACCCATCCGCAGGTGAAGCTCCACTTGCGGGAAATCATCCCGAGCACGCTGCCGGATGACATTTTCAGCGGGCACATTGATGCGGGGATCATGTTCCCTCCAGGACAGATCAAAGGCCTCGCATTTCAAGCGCTCCATCACGAGCGGTTGTGTCTTGCCCTGCCTTCGGGGCATCGCCTCGCGGGCCGTTCTCGAATCAATCCCACGCATTTGCAGGGCGAGGCACTCATTGCCACTCCCGAAGATGTCTCCCCCTCCTTGCGCGGCGCCATTCTGGATTGGTTTCGCTCAGGCGGCTCCAGTCCCACCATCCGGCTGGAAACCCAGTTGCAGCAGACGATTGTGAGCCTGGTAGCAGAGGAACTCGGGGTCGCCCTCGTGCCCGAGTCAATGCGGAAGCTCGGCGTCGCCGGTGTGACGTTCCGTCCCCTCGATCATGCACCGAAGATCGAGCATGGCATCGCATGGCGCCCATCGAATTTGAATCCTTCGCTGCCGCTTTTTTTAAAGTCGGCGGAAGTGGGAGGGTGA
- the rlmB gene encoding 23S rRNA (guanosine(2251)-2'-O)-methyltransferase RlmB translates to MRRNERHEARANKHTAAVGDIHFYDEGDLGQLIEASPNPLVLILDCVQDPHNFGACLRTADAAGVSVVVVPKDKSSPVTDTVRRIACGGAENVPIARVTNLARAMDKLKELGVWLIGTADEAGKSLYEMDLKGPVGIVMGAEGEGMRRLTGERCDFLAQIPMSGKVPCLNVSVATGVCLFEVVRQRL, encoded by the coding sequence ATGCGCCGCAACGAACGCCACGAAGCCCGGGCCAACAAGCACACCGCTGCTGTTGGCGACATCCATTTCTATGACGAGGGCGACCTGGGCCAACTTATCGAAGCGAGTCCGAATCCCCTGGTGCTGATCCTCGACTGCGTGCAGGACCCGCACAACTTCGGAGCCTGCCTGCGCACCGCTGATGCTGCCGGGGTATCCGTGGTGGTGGTGCCCAAGGACAAGAGTTCGCCCGTGACCGATACCGTGCGGCGGATTGCTTGCGGCGGCGCGGAGAACGTACCCATCGCACGCGTCACCAATCTGGCTCGGGCCATGGACAAGCTGAAGGAGCTTGGCGTCTGGCTGATTGGCACGGCCGATGAGGCCGGCAAGTCCCTCTATGAAATGGATCTCAAAGGTCCCGTCGGCATCGTGATGGGTGCAGAGGGTGAAGGCATGCGCCGTCTCACCGGAGAACGTTGCGACTTTCTCGCGCAAATTCCCATGAGCGGCAAAGTGCCCTGCCTGAATGTGAGCGTAGCCACCGGCGTCTGCCTTTTCGAGGTCGTCAGGCAACGCCTGTAA
- the rph gene encoding ribonuclease PH: MARSDNRAPDQLREIRFQPDIAPHATGSVLVSFGKTQVICAATIQDEVPRWMKVQGVPGGWLTAEYSMLPYSTLDRKDRDISKGKLDGRSQEIQRLIGRSLRAAVDLEKLGPRTLWIDCDVLQADGGTRTASITGACVAASMAFNRLLQKGVLTQQPLKKKVAAISVGIFRNQALLDLCYEEDRDAEVDCNLVMTEDGQFVEIQGSGEESTFSEAQLNAMLGLGKKGIMEICKLQEEAIRAVEPKSPAPPASGAMSSLADAFKKL; this comes from the coding sequence ATGGCCCGCTCTGACAACCGCGCTCCCGACCAACTCCGCGAAATCCGCTTCCAGCCCGACATTGCTCCCCATGCCACGGGCTCGGTGCTCGTGTCTTTTGGCAAGACGCAGGTGATCTGCGCCGCGACCATTCAGGACGAAGTGCCCCGCTGGATGAAGGTGCAGGGCGTGCCCGGCGGCTGGCTTACGGCGGAGTACTCCATGCTGCCGTACTCCACGCTGGATCGGAAGGACCGCGACATCAGCAAGGGCAAGCTGGACGGACGCAGCCAGGAAATCCAGCGCCTCATCGGCCGCAGCCTGCGTGCGGCGGTGGATCTGGAGAAACTCGGGCCGCGCACGCTGTGGATCGACTGCGACGTGCTCCAGGCCGATGGCGGGACGCGTACCGCGAGCATCACCGGCGCCTGTGTCGCCGCTTCGATGGCCTTCAACCGCCTCCTGCAAAAGGGCGTGCTCACCCAGCAACCCCTCAAGAAAAAGGTGGCCGCAATCAGCGTGGGCATCTTCCGCAATCAGGCACTGCTCGACCTCTGCTATGAAGAAGATCGCGACGCCGAAGTGGACTGCAATCTGGTGATGACCGAGGACGGCCAGTTCGTGGAGATCCAGGGCAGCGGCGAGGAATCCACCTTCAGCGAAGCCCAGCTCAACGCGATGCTGGGTCTTGGAAAGAAGGGCATCATGGAGATCTGCAAGCTGCAGGAGGAGGCGATTCGTGCCGTGGAGCCGAAGAGCCCTGCGCCACCCGCGTCCGGAGCCATGTCCAGCCTGGCTGATGCTTTCAAGAAGCTGTGA
- the lpxA gene encoding acyl-ACP--UDP-N-acetylglucosamine O-acyltransferase encodes MPTQIHPTAIVDPGAQIGAEVIIGPYCVIGDKVVIGDGTWLQNHVTVMGPSTIGKGNKFYSYASIGQQTQDLKYAGEPTCLEVGDDNVFREFCTVNRGTLPGTKTIVGSHNHFLAYSHIAHDCIVGSHVIFSNNGTLAGHVTVEDHVILGGLTAVHQFCRIGKHSITGGCSKIVQDIVPFTIVDGNPARARGVNIVGLQRNGYGEEQIRAVRDAYKVLYRKGLNQTQALEKLREGTMTAEVEHLISFISGSQRGIVSAGKSKGE; translated from the coding sequence ATGCCCACACAGATTCACCCTACCGCCATTGTGGATCCCGGCGCGCAGATCGGCGCGGAGGTGATCATTGGTCCCTACTGCGTCATCGGTGACAAGGTGGTCATCGGCGATGGCACGTGGCTGCAAAACCACGTGACCGTGATGGGTCCCTCCACGATTGGGAAGGGGAATAAATTCTACTCGTACGCCAGCATCGGCCAGCAGACGCAGGACCTGAAGTATGCCGGTGAGCCGACCTGTCTTGAGGTCGGGGATGACAACGTCTTTCGTGAGTTCTGCACCGTGAATCGTGGCACCCTGCCCGGGACAAAGACCATCGTCGGCAGCCACAATCATTTCCTCGCCTACAGTCACATCGCGCATGACTGCATCGTGGGGAGCCATGTCATCTTCTCCAACAACGGCACGCTCGCCGGACATGTGACAGTGGAGGATCATGTGATTCTCGGAGGACTCACGGCGGTGCATCAGTTCTGCCGCATTGGGAAGCACTCCATCACCGGTGGCTGCTCGAAGATTGTGCAGGACATTGTTCCCTTCACGATCGTGGATGGCAATCCGGCGCGCGCGCGTGGTGTGAATATTGTGGGCCTGCAGCGCAACGGGTACGGTGAAGAGCAAATTCGCGCGGTGCGTGATGCGTACAAGGTGCTCTACCGCAAGGGACTCAATCAAACGCAGGCGCTGGAGAAGCTGCGCGAAGGTACGATGACGGCGGAAGTGGAGCATCTCATCAGCTTCATCAGCGGGAGTCAGCGTGGCATTGTGAGTGCGGGGAAGAGCAAGGGGGAGTAG
- a CDS encoding YiiX/YebB-like N1pC/P60 family cysteine hydrolase, whose protein sequence is MRITVFFFALLVATTTFCDAGGKKAAAPKTSYYQPQEGDILFQSLPHMPIVDAIEGCTKSPFSHCGIVHKNAQGIWVVIEAIGPVRETPLPLWTMQGREAKFWVRRLKSAHQKQIPAFVKAAKVYAGRPYDIHYKMDDEAIYCSELIYKAYRDATGKGLGVLMKLGDLDWKPWTAVIKEIEGGNVPLEREMITPKSLAEANELEVVEL, encoded by the coding sequence ATGCGCATCACCGTGTTTTTCTTCGCCCTGCTGGTCGCTACGACAACGTTCTGCGATGCAGGCGGGAAGAAGGCCGCTGCGCCCAAGACCAGCTACTACCAGCCGCAGGAGGGCGACATCCTTTTCCAGTCCCTGCCCCACATGCCCATTGTCGACGCCATTGAGGGCTGCACGAAGTCGCCGTTCTCGCATTGCGGCATCGTGCACAAAAATGCCCAGGGTATCTGGGTGGTCATCGAAGCCATTGGTCCTGTGCGCGAGACCCCGCTGCCGCTGTGGACCATGCAGGGGCGGGAGGCAAAGTTCTGGGTGCGCCGGTTGAAGAGCGCGCATCAAAAGCAGATTCCTGCGTTCGTGAAAGCTGCGAAGGTGTACGCAGGCAGGCCCTACGACATTCACTACAAGATGGATGACGAGGCCATCTACTGCAGCGAGTTGATCTATAAGGCGTATCGAGACGCGACAGGAAAGGGTCTTGGCGTCTTGATGAAACTCGGTGATCTGGATTGGAAACCGTGGACGGCGGTGATCAAGGAAATTGAGGGCGGCAATGTTCCGCTTGAGCGCGAAATGATCACGCCCAAGTCACTCGCAGAGGCGAACGAGCTTGAGGTGGTGGAGTTGTAG
- the thrB gene encoding homoserine kinase, translated as MPQSVTISVPATSANLGPGYDCLGLALSLYNHTTVTILEGDRPHIEPHHPMVEAISALFFQQPDVEEAPFPFSWSIKGDVPQSRGLGSSVTVRLGIMMGLNELCGRPLDRERLYALCSEAEGHPDNVAPALFGGFAVASKEQRFRFPVDDRLKAVILIPEYEVQTAHARTALPESVPHSDAARNTSHACTLVSAFATGEYERMGAALEDFLHQPYRRHLVPGLFEIVDAGVDAGAIGGYLSGSGSAVACLTTSGDPAAIASAMQQELAKTGATGRTIVVTADNTGAKPLQDTA; from the coding sequence GTGCCCCAATCCGTCACCATTTCCGTTCCAGCCACTTCCGCCAATCTCGGCCCCGGCTATGACTGCCTTGGCTTGGCCCTGTCCCTCTACAACCACACCACGGTCACGATTTTAGAGGGTGACCGGCCTCACATCGAGCCGCACCACCCCATGGTGGAGGCCATTTCCGCGCTCTTTTTCCAGCAGCCAGACGTGGAGGAGGCCCCCTTCCCATTTTCATGGAGCATCAAGGGGGATGTCCCACAATCCCGTGGACTCGGTAGCAGCGTGACCGTCCGCTTGGGTATCATGATGGGGCTGAACGAACTGTGCGGCCGCCCACTGGACAGAGAGCGACTCTACGCCCTCTGCTCCGAAGCGGAGGGTCATCCGGATAATGTCGCTCCCGCCCTCTTCGGGGGCTTCGCCGTGGCCAGCAAGGAGCAGCGTTTCCGCTTTCCCGTGGACGACCGGCTGAAGGCCGTGATCCTCATCCCGGAGTACGAAGTCCAGACCGCCCACGCCCGCACTGCCCTTCCGGAGAGCGTGCCTCACTCCGACGCCGCCCGGAACACTTCACACGCCTGCACTTTGGTCTCGGCTTTCGCGACCGGTGAATATGAGCGCATGGGCGCGGCCTTGGAAGATTTCCTGCACCAGCCCTACCGCCGCCACTTGGTACCGGGCCTGTTTGAAATCGTCGATGCCGGTGTCGATGCCGGGGCCATCGGCGGGTATCTCAGCGGCTCCGGCTCAGCGGTCGCGTGCCTGACCACCTCCGGCGATCCAGCAGCCATCGCCAGCGCGATGCAGCAGGAACTGGCGAAGACTGGCGCCACCGGCCGCACTATTGTGGTGACTGCCGACAACACTGGCGCGAAGCCTCTTCAAGACACCGCCTAG
- a CDS encoding AEC family transporter: MLSTLLIVLPVFALILTGWVVRRTGVMGPHAAGELNRFVVYLALPALLFDIIARAQLSEIWQPGLISAFGLSCVLVFAVTLAIRWRGPRHLADAAIDALGSSYANTGYMGFPLALAAFGSSAMTPTLIASIITVCVIFAAAIVLVEVGLQTERRTSQLIWKVGVSLAKNPLLVAPLLGAFFPLTGTSLPDTGASFLKLLGGAASPCALVSLGLFLAEKRESTTSDLGAVNLLMGMKLVLHPLAAWMLGKHVFHLPPSLLHPAVLLAALPTGTGPFMLAEYYRREASVTAKAIIGSTLLSILTITVYLRFGT, translated from the coding sequence ATGCTTTCCACCCTCCTGATCGTTCTGCCTGTGTTTGCGCTTATCCTCACGGGATGGGTGGTGCGCAGGACTGGTGTGATGGGCCCGCATGCGGCGGGAGAGTTGAACCGTTTCGTGGTGTACCTCGCGCTGCCGGCCCTGCTGTTTGATATCATTGCCCGGGCCCAGCTCTCGGAGATCTGGCAGCCGGGCCTCATCAGTGCCTTTGGCTTGAGCTGCGTGTTGGTCTTTGCGGTGACCCTGGCGATTCGCTGGCGTGGTCCCAGGCACCTCGCGGATGCGGCCATCGATGCCTTGGGCAGCAGCTATGCGAATACAGGCTACATGGGCTTTCCGCTGGCTCTCGCGGCCTTTGGCTCCAGTGCCATGACGCCCACGCTGATCGCTTCAATCATCACCGTATGCGTCATCTTTGCCGCGGCGATTGTGTTGGTCGAGGTCGGGCTGCAGACCGAGAGACGGACCAGCCAGCTCATTTGGAAGGTGGGCGTCTCGCTGGCGAAGAATCCCCTGCTGGTGGCACCTCTCCTGGGAGCCTTCTTCCCTCTCACCGGCACATCGTTGCCCGACACGGGGGCAAGCTTCCTGAAGTTGCTCGGTGGAGCGGCTTCGCCTTGTGCGCTGGTGAGTCTGGGATTGTTCCTGGCGGAAAAGCGCGAGAGCACGACCAGTGATCTCGGAGCGGTAAACCTGCTGATGGGCATGAAGCTGGTGCTGCATCCGCTCGCTGCGTGGATGCTGGGCAAGCATGTGTTCCACCTGCCACCGTCGCTTTTGCATCCTGCCGTGCTCCTCGCTGCGCTGCCTACAGGGACCGGACCATTCATGCTCGCCGAGTACTACCGCCGCGAGGCAAGTGTGACGGCGAAGGCGATCATTGGTTCGACCTTGTTGTCGATTTTGACCATCACGGTGTATCTGAGGTTTGGGACGTGA